The Panicum hallii strain FIL2 chromosome 9, PHallii_v3.1, whole genome shotgun sequence genome has a window encoding:
- the LOC112875949 gene encoding uncharacterized protein LOC112875949 produces the protein MMVFEEDAACMGIPDGFCIEDISSPIAAHILDFCDDGLGDDLFAAVATTSETFPASSDDVSSSTTTTPPVCSYSDETPAVVRTAYSPLPSFDYTLTALLEQEQHHDLDTELLPPIDGLSEVAYYPHAINEASIEQFNQMELPGTIAEQVPPMQMSSSAPALMPITSDYDECFTAALAGGFIGLDGAMFQQADAILPSCNAEAPQRGFFNSASDSSNSMVMLGEIQKMMEGEGLTGTYSDTDSMQGAFNNAEMQVGGNNQHLTNGCNGNPATLPTTELSGLEDSTFKVVRLSPEERKEKIHRYIKKRNERNFSKKIKYACRKTLADSRPRVRGRFAKNDELCEAAQSSSQIHEHYEQTDRMKEEDMMDTTDILAHLSGLNSYSYKYKCTIESWI, from the exons ATGATGGTGTTCGAGGAGGATGCAGCCTGCATGGGCATCCCAGATGGCTTCTGCATT GAGGACATTTCAAGTCCAATAGCTGCTCATATTCTTGACTTCTGTGACGACGGCCTTGGTGATGACCTCTTTGCTGCAGTGGCTACTACCTCTGAGACATTTCCAGCCTCCTCAGATGATGTTTCATCGTCTACCACTACCACCCCTCCTGTCTGCAGCTACAGTGATGAAACTCCAGCTGTTGTACGCACAGCCTACTCCCCTTTGCCCTCCTTCGACTACACTCTCACGGCCCTCCTTGAGCAAGAGCAACACCATGATCTTGACACCGAGCTCCTACCCCCGATCGATGGGCTTTCAGAAGTAGCATACTATCCACATGCCATCAATGAGGCCAGCATAGAGCAATTCAATCAAATGGAACTTCCAGGGACCATTGCAGAACAAGTGCCCCCAATGCAAATGAGCAGTAGTGCACCTGCCTTGATGCCAATCACTTCAGACTATGATGAGTGCTTCACAGCCGCACTAGCTGGAGGGTTCATAGGTTTGGATGGAGCCATGTTTCAGCAAGCAGATGCAATTCTTCCGAGCTGCAATGCAGAGGCACCACAAAGAGGATTTTTCAACAGTGCAAGTGATAGTAGCAACAGTATGGTGATGCTTGGTGAAATTCAGAAGATGATGGAAGGTGAAGGACTGACCGGAACATATAGCGACACAGATTCCATGCAAGGGGCATTTAATAATGCAGAGATGCAG GTAGGAGGAAATAATCAGCACCTGACAAACGGATGCAATGGGAACCCAGCAACATTACCTACAACAGAGCTATCAGGCTTGGAAGACTCCACATTCAAGGTTGTCCGCTTGTCacctgaagagagaaaggaaaagatTCATAGGTACATAAAGAAACGGAATGAGAGAAATTTCAGCAAAAAAATAAAG TACGCTTGTAGAAAAACCTTGGCAGATAGCAGGCCCCGCGTCCGAGGAAGGTTTGCAAAGAATGATGAACTCTGTGAAGCAGCACAATCAAGCTCCCAGATTCATGAACATTACGAACAAACT GACCGTATGAAAGAAGAAGACATGATGGACACAACTGATATTCTTGCACATCTAAGTGGGTTAAATTCCTACAGCTACAAGTACAAATGTACCATCGAGTCCTGGATATGA
- the LOC112875947 gene encoding uncharacterized protein LOC112875947 encodes MPPAHELAAAAAMPPAHVLAAAAATSALGVALGVRLLVALSSSRALKPLADATSAAVAALRAPRALAAASSPVAAILAASKAASKSYKAARTLGPAAHLPKLPSSKRLKAAFAAASLLRLATAAPAIPAASPAGVVALAVLKSGYKLSKNTSKIVEGFLGLQVHKGFRNGIDALGVVVKVAVIASEVAVWVGGQFWGYGRGRCVRFLGFTRPGSLALLGCSKSEPQAVLFDPVIVEMDAEGCELEERGCSELLSLAVPLPQVTKLVS; translated from the coding sequence atgcctcCCGCACACGagctcgcggccgccgccgccatgcctcCCGCACACGtgctcgcggccgccgccgcgacctcCGCGCTCGGCGTAGCGCTGGGGGTGCGCCTGCTCGTCGCCCtctccagctcccgcgcgctCAAGCCGCTGGCCgacgccacctccgccgccgtcgccgcgctcAGGGCGCCGcgggccctcgccgccgcgtcctCCCCGGTCGCCGCAATCCTCGCCGCCTCCAAGGCCGCATCCAAGTCCTACAAGGCCGCCCGCACGCTCGGCCCCGCCGCGCACCTCCCCAAGCTCCCCTCCTCCAAGCGCCTCAAGGCCGCCTTCGCCGCAGCGTCGCTCCTCCGCCTGgccaccgccgcgccggccatCCCCGCGGCGTCGCCTGCCGGCGTCGTGGCGCTCGCGGTGCTCAAGTCGGGCTACAAGCTGTCGAAGAACACGTCCAAGATCGTTGAGGGCTTCCTCGGCCTCCAGGTGCACAAGGGATTTAGGAACGGGATCGATGCGCTCGGGGTGGTCGTCAAAGTCGCTGTGATCGCCTCCGAGGTCGCCGTCTGGGTCGGAGGGCAGTTCTGGGGTTATGGACGCGGTCGATGCGTCAGGTTCCTCGGCTTCACCAGGCCGGGTAGCTTAGCGCTGCTTGGGTGTAGCAAATCTGAGCCCCAAGCTGTACTATTCGATCCCGTAATAGTTGAGATGGATGCCGAGGGTTGCGAATTGGAGGAGCGAGGGTGCTCAGAATTGCTGTCCCTCGCTGTGCCCTTGCCCCAGGTGACAAAATTAGTGAGTTAG
- the LOC112875578 gene encoding uncharacterized protein LOC112875578, with protein sequence MELMYMDRRNGLHEDAIPEFSGRTEEDQDPTVAASDVQSDLGPINRKKPLPSDEKKSKSCQSCHKSPCSCSGDTNHSDLFPALPAKMMILEFLIRSLRHPTRTHNATDLDDLITDGVSQGSVNLGPSEKKVLDSLHALISAKTGPKSSSPFLAGSKMRKTRSKSHIITQSEILKLISPETWETSSPGTSPMKKGTAEVHIHEKMTPSCSHMTSMGSNQPVLSHCPSSLNAGLLQCIWKDGLPHFELSLDDPIAVYTANPLKVQGNERALDYVYMIHSGEQGRKDWMGHSSNVSRLVGKMKVSSSLVLNSDKSSLLETEFVLYGSPDDYLRQMHSSCSVPKGKGLVKRVTEIMRTGNVSSSPKHPWRFGKSCSHQFDDLTEILEGEMISARESGLANLDADDLPTNQELAAIVVREQRKKRQEEPVVGGWGLKFLEKAGLNHSEGTEDPDVQNRNGAAKYITTIVPRGYHGGAVFKSSGPSGLIERWRSGGCCDCGGWDLGCPIRVLNNDGCASLPEEESLDSRSVELSLKGAKETMLRLVNITEDLYILYFESSLSPLQYFSTGIAIVHSQAPQLCPKL encoded by the exons ATGGAACTCATGTACATGGATAGGAGAAATGGATTACATGAGGATGCAATTCCAGAGTTCAGTGGAAGGACAGAAGAAGATCAAGACCCGACTGTTGCTGCATCTGATGTTCAGTCTGATTTGGGTCCGATAAACAGGAAGAAACCATTGCCGTCAGATGAGAAGAAAAGCAAGAGCTGCCAGTCATGCCACAAATCACCTTGTTCGTGCAGTGGTGACACAAATCATTCAGATTTGTtccctgcacttcctgccaagATGATGATCTTGGAGTTTCTCATCAGAAGCCTGAGACACCCAACAAGAACCCACAATGCCACCGATCTTGACGACTTGATCACTGATGGGGTCAGCCAAGGGAGTGTAAATCTCGGTCCTTCCGAAAAAAAGGTGCTGGACTCTTTGCATGCTCTCATAAGTGCAAAGACAGGACCGAAAAGCTCATCGCCTTTCCTGGCAGGATCTAAGATGAGAAAAACTCGGTCCAAATCACACATCATTACACAGTCAGAAATACTGAAGCTTATATCTCCTGAGACATGGGAGACCTCCTCCCCTGGGACATCTCCAATGAAGAAAGGCACAGCTGAGGTCCACATCCATGAGAAGATGACACCCTCGTGCTCGCATATGACATCTATGGGCTCGAATCAGCCTGTCCTATCACACTGCCCGTCATCTCTTAATGCAGGTCTTCTGCAATGCATATGGAAGGATGGGCTGCCTCATTTTGAATTGTCACTGGACGATCCTATTGCGGTATACACAGCGAACCCACTCAAGGTGCAGGGCAATGAAAGGGCTCTCGACTACGTCTACATGATCCATTCTGGTGAGCAAGGAAGAAAAGATTGGATGGGTCATTCAAGCAATGTATCCAGACTTGTGGGCAAGATGAAGGTGTCAAGTTCTTTAGTGCTAAACTCTGACAAGTCAAGTCTTTTGGAAACTGAGTTTGTGCTGTATGGTTCTCCAGATGACTATCTGAGGCAAATGCATAGTTCCTGTAGTGTTCCAAAAGGAAAGGGACTAGTCAAGAGAGTGACAGAAATTATGAGAACAGGAAATGTTTCCTCTAGCCCTAAACATCCCTGGAGGTTTGGCAAATCCTGCTCTCATCAGTTCGATGACTTAACTGAAATACTCGAAGGTGAAATGATCAGTGCTAGAGAATCAGGCCTAGCAAACCTCGATGCTGATGATCTGCCAACCAACCAAGAGTTAGCAGCAATTGTGGTGAGGGAACAACGGAAAAAACGCCAGGAAGAGCCTGTTGTGGGTGGCTGGGGCTTGAAGTTCCTTGAGAAAGCAGGATTAAATCATTCAGAAGGCACTGAAGATCCTGATGTTCAGAACAGAAATGGTGCTGCAAAATATATAACCACAATTGTTCCCAGAGGTTACCATGGCGGCGCTGTTTTTAAGAGCAGCGGCCCGTCAGGTCTCATCGAGAGATGGAGATCTGGAGGATGCTGTGATTGCGGTGGATGGGATCTTGGCTGCCCCATAAGAGTGCTGAACAATGATGGATGTGCCTCCTTGCCTGAAGAAGAGTCACTGGACAGCAGATCAGTAGAGCTGTCACTCAAG GGTGCAAAGGAGACAATGTTAAGGCTTGTCAACATCACAGAGGACCTGTACATCCTCTATTTCGAGTCGAGTCTGTCACCATTGCAATACTTCTCAACAGGGATAGCAATTGTGCACAGCCAGGCACCACAGCTTTGCCCAAAGCTGTGA
- the LOC112876756 gene encoding uncharacterized protein LOC112876756 isoform X1 encodes MFCIIPRVWYVSWPVAAAAAAALPAGIALLRRPHKRCAPFLFGSLSLDPRRSLRRQPLLELPRRLGMPLPGRRCPLYLLLRCGDPRGRGGRTATTTAAVVAHKRRRVFLPSLAHVKTSQSFAFRPILAWPGDGQVQLRPEFVSMSESARGEGWRREAAQIWSGTRTRPWSAGAPLLRGAWMFPGRNLMLAKRRQDIERENFYTYIEEMMEQDEEEATKTMPPTRIVKYYDLLGKAWGWDRLLPLAGVSRSDYSKYIEEYFRRNARELVPGAAAALAEICLKKEEQLASQWKIRMEPKMEQILPSRSIILSCLIHERIKCTFSHSHSGLQIF; translated from the exons atGTTTTGCATAATCCCCCG AGTCTGGTACGTCTCTTGgccggtggccgccgccgccgccgccgcgctcccggcCGGAATCGCGCTGCTCCGTCGCCCTCACAAGCGCTGTGCTCCGTTCCTCTTTGGCTCCCTCAGCTTAGACCCGAGACGCTCGCTCCGTCGGCAGCCGCTGCTTGAGCTCCCGCGGAGGCTGGGAATGCCCTTGCCGGGGCGCAGGTGCCCACTGTATCTCCTCCTGCGCTGCGGCGACCCACGCGGACGCGGCGGTCGGACGGCGACCACGACGGCGGCAGTCGTTGCCCATAAACGAAGACGTGTTTTCCTGCCCTCACTGGCTCATGTGAAAACCAGCCAGTCTTTCGCATTTCGGCCCATCCTGGCCTGGCCCGGTGACGGCCAAGTCCAACTAAGACCGGAGTTCGTGTCGATGTCGGAGAGCGCGAGGGGAGAAGGGTggaggagggaggcggcgcAAATTTGGAGCGGGACGCGAACGCGACCATGGAGTGCCGGAGCGCCCCTTCTGCGTGGCGCTTGGATGTTCCCGGGGAGAAACCTGATGCTGGCCAAGCGCAGGCAAGATATTGAGAGGGAGAATTTTTATACTTACATCGAGGAGATGATGGAacaggacgaggaggaggctaCAAAGACGATGCCGCCGACACGGATCGTCAAGTACTATG ATCTTCTGGGAAAAGCATGGGGATGGGACAGGCTGCTACCACTCGCCGGCGTGTCGCGGTCTGACTACAGCAAGTACATTGAAGAGTATTTCCGTCGCAATGCTCGTGAGCTCGTTCCTGGCGCTGCAGCTGCTCTTGCTGAAATT TGTCTCAAGAAGGAGGAACAACTTGCGTCCCAATGGAAGATCCGGATGGAACCTAAAATGGAACAGATCTTACCGAGCAGATCAATCATTCTGAGTTGCCTGATACATGAGCGTATTAAATGCACATTCAGTCATTCGCACAGCGGGTTGCAAATTTTCTGA
- the LOC112876756 gene encoding uncharacterized protein LOC112876756 isoform X2: MFCIIPRVWYVSWPVAAAAAAALPAGIALLRRPHKRCAPFLFGSLSLDPRRSLRRQPLLELPRRLGMPLPGRRCPLYLLLRCGDPRGRGGRTATTTAAVVAHKRRRVFLPSLAHVKTSQSFAFRPILAWPGDGQVQLRPEFVSMSESARGEGWRREAAQIWSGTRTRPWSAGAPLLRGAWMFPGRNLMLAKRRQDIERENFYTYIEEMMEQDEEEATKTMPPTRIVKYYDLLGKAWGWDRLLPLAGVSRSDYSKYIEEYFRRNARELVPGAAAALAEIVNVSRRRNNLRPNGRSGWNLKWNRSYRADQSF; this comes from the exons atGTTTTGCATAATCCCCCG AGTCTGGTACGTCTCTTGgccggtggccgccgccgccgccgccgcgctcccggcCGGAATCGCGCTGCTCCGTCGCCCTCACAAGCGCTGTGCTCCGTTCCTCTTTGGCTCCCTCAGCTTAGACCCGAGACGCTCGCTCCGTCGGCAGCCGCTGCTTGAGCTCCCGCGGAGGCTGGGAATGCCCTTGCCGGGGCGCAGGTGCCCACTGTATCTCCTCCTGCGCTGCGGCGACCCACGCGGACGCGGCGGTCGGACGGCGACCACGACGGCGGCAGTCGTTGCCCATAAACGAAGACGTGTTTTCCTGCCCTCACTGGCTCATGTGAAAACCAGCCAGTCTTTCGCATTTCGGCCCATCCTGGCCTGGCCCGGTGACGGCCAAGTCCAACTAAGACCGGAGTTCGTGTCGATGTCGGAGAGCGCGAGGGGAGAAGGGTggaggagggaggcggcgcAAATTTGGAGCGGGACGCGAACGCGACCATGGAGTGCCGGAGCGCCCCTTCTGCGTGGCGCTTGGATGTTCCCGGGGAGAAACCTGATGCTGGCCAAGCGCAGGCAAGATATTGAGAGGGAGAATTTTTATACTTACATCGAGGAGATGATGGAacaggacgaggaggaggctaCAAAGACGATGCCGCCGACACGGATCGTCAAGTACTATG ATCTTCTGGGAAAAGCATGGGGATGGGACAGGCTGCTACCACTCGCCGGCGTGTCGCGGTCTGACTACAGCAAGTACATTGAAGAGTATTTCCGTCGCAATGCTCGTGAGCTCGTTCCTGGCGCTGCAGCTGCTCTTGCTGAAATTGTAAA TGTCTCAAGAAGGAGGAACAACTTGCGTCCCAATGGAAGATCCGGATGGAACCTAAAATGGAACAGATCTTACCGAGCAGATCAATCATTCTGA